One segment of Streptomyces bathyalis DNA contains the following:
- a CDS encoding AAA family ATPase has translation MTTLFLTVGLPGAGKTTRARQLATEHSALRLTPDEWMIPLFGDPQPDGKRDVLEGRLLWLGLEALRLGTNVVLDFGCWSRDERSAIRWLVMSVGASSQLVYVPVDHETQRARIAHRRSTTPDQTFAMSETDLLRWRALFEEPDVTELDGHGIEGPPPGWSGWLEWAADRWPSLA, from the coding sequence GTGACGACGTTGTTCCTGACGGTCGGCCTGCCAGGGGCCGGAAAGACCACGAGAGCTCGGCAACTGGCCACGGAACACAGCGCGCTGCGGCTGACGCCGGATGAGTGGATGATCCCGCTGTTCGGCGATCCGCAGCCGGACGGGAAGCGCGATGTGCTGGAAGGACGGCTGCTCTGGCTCGGCCTGGAGGCGCTGAGGCTGGGAACCAACGTGGTGCTGGATTTCGGATGCTGGTCCCGTGACGAGAGGTCCGCGATCCGCTGGTTGGTGATGTCTGTGGGCGCGTCCAGTCAGCTTGTGTACGTGCCGGTTGACCATGAGACCCAACGGGCCCGGATCGCCCATCGCCGGTCGACGACCCCTGATCAAACTTTCGCGATGAGCGAGACGGACCTCCTGCGCTGGAGGGCGCTGTTCGAGGAGCCCGACGTCACGGAACTCGACGGACATGGGATCGAAGGTCCGCCTCCTGGATGGTCAGGGTGGCTGGAGTGGGCCGCCGATCGGTGGCCGTCGCTAGCGTGA
- a CDS encoding TetR/AcrR family transcriptional regulator yields the protein MNAAQERRPYESLRRTTQAMETRAEIARAARRLFVSQGWTATTVRDVAREAGVSVPTVYAAYGNKNGLAGALAESADLSADIPQMLGELEAAAADPAQQLAAMAAYDRRLFERAGDVIMLVREAGRTVPELAAAYSDGRERGDETRIQVFSSWPDGVLEPGLDIRSAVDIYAAICNVDVYTTLTGERGWAPDQVEQWWSRALVRELLDNQGSGGTTGRL from the coding sequence ATGAACGCAGCACAAGAACGGCGCCCCTACGAGTCGTTGCGCCGGACGACGCAGGCCATGGAGACCCGGGCCGAGATCGCCCGCGCTGCCCGGCGGCTCTTCGTGTCCCAGGGCTGGACGGCGACGACCGTTCGCGATGTGGCGCGCGAGGCGGGAGTCTCCGTGCCCACCGTCTACGCGGCATACGGAAACAAGAATGGGCTGGCCGGAGCCTTGGCAGAGTCGGCCGACCTGTCCGCCGACATACCGCAGATGCTCGGGGAGTTGGAGGCCGCGGCGGCGGACCCCGCGCAGCAACTGGCGGCGATGGCCGCCTACGACCGGCGGTTGTTCGAGCGCGCGGGCGACGTCATCATGCTGGTCCGAGAAGCAGGGCGCACCGTGCCGGAGTTGGCAGCGGCCTACAGCGACGGCCGCGAACGGGGCGACGAAACCCGGATCCAGGTGTTCTCGTCCTGGCCGGACGGCGTCCTCGAACCCGGCCTCGACATACGGTCGGCTGTCGACATCTACGCGGCGATCTGCAACGTCGACGTCTACACCACACTCACCGGCGAACGCGGCTGGGCGCCCGATCAGGTCGAGCAGTGGTGGAGCCGGGCGCTGGTCCGCGAACTCCTGGACAATCAGGGGTCGGGCGGGACGACGGGCAGGTTGTAG
- a CDS encoding ATP-binding protein, translating to MSVMIDQLSAAPHQRPLSIMCPRSSGQARDIARAYLSALRPPVTPETVDNVVLVVSELVTNAYRHAGGLIALQLSGSAGNLHVHVTDPSPVLPYSRSAGPDTDLERVGGYGWALVRHLAHEVTVRREPRGGKTIDVFIR from the coding sequence ATGAGCGTGATGATTGATCAGCTCAGCGCGGCGCCCCACCAGCGTCCTCTGTCCATCATGTGTCCCCGAAGCAGCGGCCAGGCGCGCGATATCGCTCGCGCCTACCTCTCCGCCCTGCGCCCTCCGGTCACTCCAGAGACCGTCGACAATGTGGTCCTCGTGGTATCCGAATTGGTGACCAACGCCTACCGGCACGCTGGCGGACTCATCGCCCTCCAACTGAGCGGGTCAGCGGGAAACCTGCACGTTCATGTGACCGACCCCAGTCCGGTCCTTCCTTACTCACGGTCGGCCGGCCCAGACACGGATCTTGAGCGCGTCGGCGGTTATGGCTGGGCTTTGGTGCGCCACCTCGCGCATGAGGTCACAGTGCGTCGTGAGCCGCGAGGAGGAAAAACCATCGACGTCTTCATCAGGTGA
- a CDS encoding PP2C family protein-serine/threonine phosphatase → MVQPLVALRRSVRARHWILALPILLIVTVVVTDVLAPSHIHFGPLLVAAPAITASVAGPRLTALVAALAVGAQAVIAVLRDPDELFSANHQAQIVALVLVGATLVIFCGLRERRRKELQHVRHVAGTAQRLVLRPLPEKIGPLRVASLYLAAEAEAQMGGDLYAAARTDSSTRLIIGDVRGKGVPAIGDAAVLLGAFRAATRQFSAMADLAAFLDDSASWQLAEPGEPEEPEEHFITATILEIPDSGGIVRLIECGHPPPIVVRDGNITMIESDQPAPPLGLGDLASQRYNVDEFTFDVGDLLLLYTDGVIETRDSTGAFYPLAERITGWKECEPGPFLEHLKRDLLAHAGEGLSDDVAALVIERLPASR, encoded by the coding sequence ATGGTGCAGCCGCTCGTTGCTCTTCGACGGTCCGTGAGGGCACGCCACTGGATCTTGGCCCTCCCGATCCTCCTGATCGTGACCGTTGTGGTGACCGACGTTCTGGCTCCGTCGCACATCCACTTCGGTCCCTTGCTGGTCGCTGCTCCAGCCATCACTGCCTCTGTTGCTGGGCCCAGGCTTACCGCGCTGGTCGCTGCCCTCGCTGTGGGTGCTCAAGCGGTCATCGCTGTACTGCGGGATCCTGACGAGCTGTTCTCGGCAAACCACCAGGCGCAGATCGTGGCCTTGGTCCTGGTGGGAGCCACCCTTGTGATCTTCTGTGGACTGCGGGAGCGCCGCCGCAAGGAGCTCCAGCACGTCCGGCATGTAGCCGGTACCGCGCAGCGACTCGTACTGCGGCCTCTGCCCGAGAAGATCGGCCCACTGCGAGTAGCGTCCCTCTATCTCGCAGCCGAGGCCGAGGCCCAGATGGGCGGGGACCTGTACGCAGCCGCCCGTACTGATTCGAGCACCCGGCTGATCATCGGGGATGTGCGGGGTAAAGGCGTTCCCGCGATCGGCGACGCTGCGGTGCTGCTCGGCGCATTCCGTGCCGCCACACGCCAATTTTCCGCAATGGCTGACCTGGCAGCCTTTCTCGATGACAGTGCATCGTGGCAGTTGGCTGAACCCGGCGAGCCGGAGGAGCCCGAGGAGCACTTCATCACCGCCACGATCCTCGAGATTCCTGACTCGGGCGGCATCGTCCGTTTGATCGAGTGCGGGCACCCGCCGCCAATTGTGGTGCGGGACGGAAACATCACGATGATTGAGAGTGACCAGCCGGCACCCCCGCTCGGGCTCGGTGACCTGGCCTCCCAGCGTTACAACGTCGACGAATTCACGTTTGACGTCGGGGACCTCTTGTTGCTGTACACCGACGGTGTCATCGAGACCCGCGACTCGACCGGCGCCTTCTACCCACTCGCCGAACGAATCACCGGCTGGAAGGAATGCGAGCCGGGGCCATTCCTGGAACACCTCAAGCGAGACCTACTCGCCCACGCTGGTGAGGGTTTGAGCGACGATGTCGCCGCGTTGGTGATCGAGCGTCTTCCTGCGTCCCGGTGA
- a CDS encoding MFS transporter: protein MTDRISRRVILLLAVTCGVAVGNVYFPQTISPLVAMGLEVSADSAALVVTATQFGYAAGIFLLVPLGDRFPHRPLIVTLLVLSGAGLLAASTASALPPLIGASALIGVATVVAPLIGPMAVGLVADDRQGVVSGTLLSGSIGGILLSRALGGTIGEWLGWRAPYLMAAVLSLILAALLTRALPATAPPSGQKYPALLAESMRLLRTEPELRRSCFYQATVFGGFSAVWTGVALLLTGPVYHMGARAVGLLALVNAATMLCTPIAGRRVDRRGPDEVNLISMSAVVASALALAFGTLGGAFGLMALALGTLLLDVGMQSGMVANTVRILALRPEVRSRLNTAYMTCAYVGGSAGSWLGVRAYARFGWLGVCTVLLLLATAALVRHVRAVTPASCQAALEVSPDSSQNSARNTRR, encoded by the coding sequence ATGACAGACCGAATCAGTCGCCGGGTGATCCTTCTTCTGGCCGTCACCTGCGGCGTGGCCGTGGGCAATGTCTACTTCCCTCAGACCATCAGCCCGTTGGTCGCAATGGGTCTCGAAGTGTCCGCCGACTCGGCCGCACTGGTAGTGACCGCGACGCAGTTCGGTTACGCGGCGGGGATCTTCTTGCTGGTGCCGCTCGGCGACAGATTTCCGCACAGGCCGTTGATCGTCACTCTCCTCGTTCTCAGCGGCGCGGGGTTGCTCGCCGCGAGCACTGCGTCTGCACTGCCTCCCCTCATCGGGGCGAGCGCCCTTATCGGCGTGGCGACCGTGGTCGCTCCCCTCATCGGCCCGATGGCGGTCGGTCTCGTGGCCGACGATCGCCAGGGGGTGGTCAGCGGCACCTTGTTGAGCGGCTCCATCGGCGGAATCCTGCTGTCCCGGGCCCTCGGCGGGACCATCGGCGAGTGGCTGGGATGGCGGGCCCCTTACTTGATGGCCGCGGTGCTCTCCCTGATCCTCGCAGCGCTTCTGACCCGCGCGCTGCCCGCGACGGCGCCGCCGTCGGGGCAGAAGTATCCGGCGCTGCTGGCAGAGTCCATGCGCTTGCTGCGCACCGAACCCGAACTTCGCCGCTCCTGCTTCTACCAGGCCACGGTCTTCGGCGGCTTCTCAGCGGTCTGGACAGGAGTCGCGCTGCTGCTCACGGGTCCCGTCTACCACATGGGGGCTCGGGCGGTCGGCCTGCTCGCTCTGGTCAACGCGGCGACCATGCTCTGCACACCGATCGCCGGACGCCGGGTGGACCGCCGGGGACCCGACGAGGTCAATCTCATCAGCATGAGCGCGGTCGTCGCCTCAGCCCTCGCCCTCGCCTTCGGCACCTTGGGAGGCGCCTTCGGACTGATGGCACTGGCGCTGGGCACGCTGCTGCTCGATGTGGGGATGCAGTCCGGCATGGTCGCCAACACGGTGCGAATCCTCGCCTTGCGTCCCGAGGTACGCAGCAGGCTCAACACCGCCTACATGACCTGCGCTTACGTGGGGGGCAGCGCAGGTTCCTGGCTCGGCGTCCGCGCCTATGCGCGCTTCGGCTGGCTGGGCGTGTGCACGGTTCTTCTGCTCCTCGCCACAGCGGCCTTGGTCCGTCATGTGCGGGCTGTCACCCCAGCGTCCTGCCAGGCCGCTCTCGAGGTCTCCCCCGACAGCTCTCAGAATTCAGCGCGGAACACACGCAGGTAG
- a CDS encoding ANTAR domain-containing protein — translation MSDAEKPQTEMEQLRQALETRPVIDRAHGVLMATHGCTPGEAWEVLKTASQETNTKLRTVAEEVTETTQGEPLPSEVRKAIQTALASLGKL, via the coding sequence GTGAGCGATGCTGAGAAGCCGCAGACCGAGATGGAGCAGCTGCGTCAGGCGCTGGAGACGCGCCCGGTGATCGACCGGGCGCACGGTGTGCTGATGGCGACTCATGGATGTACGCCGGGCGAGGCGTGGGAGGTCTTGAAGACGGCCTCCCAGGAGACAAACACCAAGCTGCGCACGGTGGCCGAAGAGGTGACGGAGACCACCCAGGGCGAGCCCCTTCCCAGCGAGGTGAGGAAGGCCATTCAGACGGCTCTGGCGTCGCTCGGGAAACTGTGA
- the corA gene encoding magnesium/cobalt transporter CorA yields the protein MISNLRQAVRRPHQHAVDLSHPARSPLGSSVVNCVAYLDGTRQQGNCPVEEALQQVRKSGDGFVWVGLHEPTQEEFVGLAELFDLHPLAVEDAVHAHQRPKVEQYDEVLFAVFKTVCYVEHAELTATSEVVDTGEIMVFTGPDFVITIRHGRHGSLGPLREVLEATPGQLAKGPAAVLHAIADHVVDVYLGVVDAVQDDIDAVESAVFTEDTAHADAGRIYQLKRELLELKRAAAPLDRPLQKLATQSTPLIGPDIRAYFRDVADHLERITEQIASFDALLDSILQAHLAQVTVAQNEDMRKITAWAAIIAVPTMVCGVYGMNFDHMPELRWTYGYPCTLGVIAIACVLVHRGFRRNGWL from the coding sequence ATGATCAGCAACCTCCGTCAAGCAGTCCGCCGACCCCACCAGCACGCCGTGGACCTGAGCCATCCGGCCCGGTCACCACTCGGCAGCTCGGTCGTCAACTGCGTGGCCTATCTCGACGGCACGCGGCAGCAAGGCAACTGTCCGGTCGAGGAAGCACTCCAGCAGGTCCGTAAGTCAGGCGATGGCTTCGTCTGGGTGGGTCTGCACGAGCCCACCCAGGAGGAGTTCGTCGGACTCGCCGAACTCTTCGACCTGCATCCGCTGGCAGTTGAAGATGCCGTCCACGCGCATCAACGGCCCAAGGTGGAGCAGTACGACGAGGTGCTGTTCGCGGTCTTCAAGACCGTCTGCTACGTCGAGCACGCGGAACTCACCGCCACCAGCGAGGTGGTGGACACCGGCGAGATCATGGTCTTCACCGGCCCCGACTTCGTGATCACCATCAGGCACGGCCGGCACGGCTCGCTGGGGCCGCTGCGCGAGGTGCTGGAGGCCACGCCGGGGCAATTGGCCAAGGGCCCGGCGGCAGTTCTGCACGCCATAGCCGACCACGTCGTCGACGTCTACCTCGGCGTCGTCGACGCCGTACAAGACGACATCGACGCGGTGGAATCCGCCGTCTTCACCGAAGACACCGCCCACGCCGACGCGGGTCGGATCTACCAGCTCAAGCGCGAACTGTTGGAACTCAAGCGAGCCGCCGCACCGCTGGACCGGCCGCTCCAGAAACTCGCCACACAGTCCACGCCACTCATCGGCCCCGACATCCGGGCGTACTTCCGCGACGTAGCCGACCACCTGGAGCGCATCACCGAGCAGATCGCCTCCTTCGACGCACTGCTCGACTCCATCCTCCAGGCACATCTCGCTCAGGTGACGGTCGCTCAGAACGAGGACATGCGCAAGATCACTGCCTGGGCTGCGATCATCGCCGTTCCCACCATGGTTTGCGGTGTCTATGGCATGAACTTCGACCACATGCCCGAGCTGCGCTGGACATACGGCTATCCCTGCACCCTCGGCGTCATCGCCATCGCCTGCGTCCTCGTCCACCGGGGCTTTCGTCGCAACGGCTGGCTCTGA
- a CDS encoding ArsR/SmtB family transcription factor: MDKVFKALADPSRRLLLDSLNSRNGQSLRELCAGLEMARQSVSKHLAVLEAANLVTTVWQGREKLHYLNAVPINAIAERWISQYDRRRAEALSDLKRALEEEPMTGTKFVYTTYISTTPERLWQALTDPAFTRRYWETTFETDWKAGSTMVWDGHGGRTEDPAQVVLESEPFRRLSYTWHTFTPEWARAAGVSDEVLAKVADEPRSRVTFEIEPLGELVKLTVLHDDFEPGSTVLEMVSQGWPHLLSDLKTLLETGETLPSPEPSAQAS, from the coding sequence ATGGACAAGGTGTTCAAGGCGCTGGCCGATCCCAGCCGCAGGCTGCTGCTCGACAGCTTGAACTCGCGCAACGGGCAAAGCCTTCGCGAGCTCTGCGCCGGTCTTGAGATGGCGCGGCAGTCGGTCAGCAAGCACCTTGCGGTGCTGGAGGCGGCGAACCTGGTGACCACGGTGTGGCAGGGCCGGGAGAAGCTGCATTACCTCAACGCCGTGCCCATCAACGCCATCGCCGAGCGCTGGATCAGCCAGTACGACCGCCGGCGCGCCGAGGCGCTCTCCGATCTGAAGCGAGCATTGGAGGAAGAACCCATGACCGGCACCAAGTTCGTGTACACGACGTACATCAGCACCACGCCAGAGCGGCTCTGGCAGGCCCTGACCGACCCGGCTTTCACCCGGCGCTACTGGGAGACCACGTTCGAGACGGACTGGAAGGCGGGTTCGACGATGGTCTGGGACGGGCACGGCGGAAGGACAGAGGACCCCGCCCAGGTCGTCCTCGAGTCCGAGCCCTTTCGCCGACTCTCCTACACCTGGCACACCTTCACCCCGGAGTGGGCCCGGGCCGCGGGGGTGAGCGACGAGGTCCTCGCCAAGGTCGCCGACGAGCCTCGCTCGAGGGTGACCTTCGAGATCGAACCGCTGGGGGAGCTGGTCAAGTTGACCGTTCTCCATGACGACTTCGAGCCCGGCAGCACCGTACTGGAGATGGTCAGCCAAGGCTGGCCGCACCTTCTCTCCGACCTCAAGACCCTGCTGGAGACCGGCGAGACCCTGCCCAGCCCCGAGCCCTCGGCCCAGGCTTCCTGA
- a CDS encoding 2-oxoglutarate/malate transporter gives MSFTRISGIAAIGFAALIVLGNVIVAPAGFPLTGAGIEEVAEFFSTEGDILGIGSAFAPAAWVLAALFGAGAVAALWRRERERGEAWSILGLAGLVMQNTIFAGIIATRLALTSTAAHDTSATSGLWALHEGLFTLNGTFLAAALLGLSMGGLRTGLIRRWHGAIGLLAAALQFSSATLAYWVVNEGGLLGLLALAGWLIWVVWIVAYGLALIRVESEPVHVPAIDSMRSR, from the coding sequence GTGAGCTTCACCCGCATCAGTGGCATAGCCGCCATCGGCTTCGCCGCCTTGATCGTCCTCGGCAATGTGATCGTGGCGCCTGCCGGCTTCCCGCTCACGGGCGCGGGCATCGAAGAGGTCGCCGAGTTCTTCAGCACCGAAGGAGACATCCTCGGCATCGGATCCGCATTCGCTCCCGCCGCCTGGGTGCTGGCCGCGTTGTTCGGTGCGGGTGCGGTGGCTGCGCTCTGGCGGCGTGAGCGCGAGCGTGGCGAGGCATGGTCGATACTCGGCCTCGCCGGGCTGGTCATGCAGAACACGATCTTCGCCGGGATCATCGCGACCCGTCTCGCCCTGACGTCGACGGCTGCACACGACACCTCGGCGACGTCCGGACTCTGGGCGCTTCACGAAGGGCTGTTCACTCTCAACGGCACCTTCCTGGCGGCCGCCCTTCTTGGCCTGTCCATGGGAGGCCTGCGTACCGGACTCATCCGGCGCTGGCACGGTGCCATAGGGCTGCTGGCGGCCGCGCTGCAGTTCAGCTCGGCCACTCTCGCGTACTGGGTCGTCAACGAGGGCGGTCTCCTCGGTCTCCTCGCCCTGGCCGGCTGGCTGATCTGGGTCGTGTGGATCGTCGCCTACGGCCTTGCGCTGATCCGTGTGGAATCCGAACCGGTGCACGTCCCTGCGATCGACAGCATGAGATCCCGATGA
- a CDS encoding ArsR/SmtB family transcription factor, whose product MISFQLDVEDLADTRFAISPLQEALFSVWTLRDPGRYPLHLPWRRSVLSQLDTVDRRLLLSLVGETRALPDFLTPRPTTSARSIEEQLAGVRGTPPDIVCRDMVATHAPGRLPDVLHEVSAPGEKSVIALVDTICDLLQRYWDMAFMPMWPQMRLVLEADITHRARQLATGGARLLFSDMHPNLRWRDGVLHIDKMAATHRVTAAGRGLLLVPSVFAYKPVPPLSPDEPPMLAYPSRGIATLWAEAPAADTTALASLLGVPRARMLGMLGDPLSTADLAHRLRVTPSAVSQHLQVLYATGLVTRARDGRRVMYRRSPLGNQLAGQDPQS is encoded by the coding sequence ATGATCAGCTTCCAGCTCGACGTCGAGGACCTCGCGGACACCCGGTTCGCGATCTCGCCCTTGCAGGAGGCCTTGTTCAGTGTTTGGACTCTGCGCGATCCCGGCCGCTACCCACTGCATCTCCCGTGGCGTAGGTCTGTTCTCAGCCAACTCGACACTGTCGACCGCCGCTTGTTGCTTTCTCTGGTCGGGGAGACTCGTGCCCTGCCCGACTTCCTGACCCCGAGACCGACGACCTCTGCCCGCTCCATCGAAGAGCAACTCGCGGGCGTACGCGGTACTCCGCCGGACATCGTGTGCCGCGACATGGTGGCGACACACGCGCCGGGCCGGCTTCCGGATGTGCTGCATGAGGTCAGCGCCCCCGGGGAGAAGTCCGTCATCGCGCTCGTGGACACGATCTGCGACCTGCTGCAGCGCTACTGGGACATGGCCTTCATGCCGATGTGGCCGCAGATGCGGCTCGTACTGGAGGCCGACATCACCCACCGGGCACGGCAGTTGGCCACGGGAGGCGCACGCCTGCTGTTCTCCGACATGCACCCGAACCTGCGATGGCGGGACGGCGTACTACACATCGACAAGATGGCTGCCACGCACCGCGTGACCGCTGCCGGCCGAGGTCTGCTGCTGGTCCCGTCGGTGTTCGCCTACAAGCCCGTCCCGCCGCTGAGCCCGGACGAGCCGCCGATGCTCGCCTACCCCAGCCGTGGAATCGCCACCCTCTGGGCCGAAGCACCGGCGGCCGACACGACGGCGCTCGCGTCTCTGCTCGGCGTTCCGCGGGCCAGGATGCTCGGCATGCTCGGCGACCCGCTGTCCACGGCAGACCTCGCCCATCGCCTGAGAGTGACGCCGAGCGCCGTGTCGCAGCACCTCCAAGTGCTCTACGCAACGGGCCTCGTCACCCGCGCCCGTGACGGGCGGCGCGTGATGTACCGCCGAAGCCCGCTTGGCAACCAGCTGGCCGGCCAAGACCCACAATCCTGA
- a CDS encoding class I SAM-dependent methyltransferase yields the protein MTTGKVDFTGVQSTMLVTLFLRALDDKEKEPILGDHFAAEAVQRIGYDWKKLDKATITRSRASVAQRAKQFDDWAADFVRRNPDATVLQLACGLDSRAFRLDLPAGVRWFDVDLPDVMELRRKLYDESDGYRMIAASVTDEAWLEEVPADTPVLIIAEGLVMYLRENEVRQLLRQLTDHFRAGELIFDGMAPWVAKTTQLLKKYLSRWYPYPAYWTATRDGSDIEHWNPRLRYRENVAVMGQLAQSSAPDLRRRVYRAGTGFDWLKNYLRVFRAEF from the coding sequence ATGACGACAGGGAAGGTGGACTTCACCGGCGTGCAGTCCACGATGCTCGTGACACTGTTCCTCAGAGCCTTGGACGACAAGGAGAAAGAGCCCATCCTCGGCGACCACTTCGCGGCCGAGGCCGTGCAACGGATCGGCTACGACTGGAAGAAGCTCGACAAGGCGACCATCACCCGTAGCCGGGCCAGTGTCGCGCAGCGCGCCAAGCAGTTCGACGACTGGGCCGCCGACTTCGTACGCCGCAACCCGGACGCGACCGTTCTGCAATTGGCCTGCGGCCTGGACAGCCGGGCGTTCCGACTGGACCTGCCCGCTGGGGTGCGCTGGTTCGACGTCGACCTGCCCGACGTCATGGAACTGCGTCGCAAGCTCTACGACGAATCCGACGGCTACCGGATGATCGCCGCCTCGGTCACAGATGAAGCCTGGCTGGAGGAAGTCCCTGCCGACACACCGGTACTGATCATCGCCGAGGGCCTGGTCATGTATCTGCGCGAGAACGAAGTGCGGCAGTTGTTGCGGCAACTCACCGATCACTTCCGGGCCGGGGAGCTGATCTTCGACGGCATGGCTCCCTGGGTAGCCAAGACGACGCAGCTGCTCAAGAAGTACCTGAGCCGGTGGTATCCCTATCCGGCCTACTGGACGGCCACCCGGGATGGCTCGGACATCGAGCACTGGAACCCCCGTCTGCGGTACCGCGAAAACGTCGCCGTCATGGGGCAGTTGGCGCAAAGCTCCGCCCCCGACCTGCGCCGCCGCGTCTACCGAGCGGGCACTGGTTTCGACTGGCTCAAGAACTACCTGCGTGTGTTCCGCGCTGAATTCTGA
- a CDS encoding Chromate resistance protein ChrB, which yields MAEDQQRAREARGPGEWVLLCYRVPREPSTPRIAVWRKLKRLGVAQISDGLVALPADARTQEQLEWIADEAIEAGGTGAIWLARPATLAQERELAQSMADARAAEYKAVAKAAGEAAAAGTGTASVVRRLRAELRRIGRRDFFPPPERDRANAAVRSLADETSLSDAVAMQPGPPEKEQA from the coding sequence GTGGCCGAAGATCAGCAGCGAGCTCGTGAGGCCCGCGGCCCCGGTGAGTGGGTCCTGCTGTGCTACCGGGTTCCTCGTGAGCCTTCCACGCCGCGAATCGCGGTGTGGCGCAAGCTCAAGCGCTTGGGGGTCGCCCAGATCTCGGACGGGTTGGTGGCGCTTCCGGCGGACGCCCGGACCCAGGAGCAGCTGGAGTGGATCGCGGACGAGGCCATCGAGGCCGGGGGCACCGGTGCGATCTGGTTGGCCCGGCCTGCAACGCTCGCTCAGGAGCGCGAGCTCGCGCAGTCCATGGCGGACGCCAGGGCCGCCGAGTACAAAGCGGTGGCCAAGGCAGCGGGGGAGGCCGCAGCCGCGGGGACCGGCACGGCTTCCGTGGTGCGCAGGCTACGGGCAGAGCTGCGGCGCATCGGGCGGCGCGACTTCTTTCCACCGCCCGAGCGGGACCGCGCCAATGCGGCTGTTCGCTCCCTTGCCGATGAAACATCCCTGTCCGACGCCGTCGCAATGCAGCCCGGACCTCCCGAGAAGGAGCAAGCGTGA